GTCTACTGCTTCGGCCTGGCCACCGACTTCCGCAGCACCCTGTTCCCCGGCTCCCGCCGCCTGTTCGAACTCGCCGACGAGCTCAACGCCATCCAGGTCGAGGTCCTGTGCTGGTGCGGCCGCCCCGGCCGCTTCAACGCCCGCGTCCACGACGGCGACGTCCTGCGCGCCGGCGACACCGTCCTGGTCGCCGACACCGCGATCGCCGCCGACGAGGTCCGCTACCAGGTCCTGTGCCGCACCCACTACCGTACCGGCGACCTCGGCCCCACCGCCGTCGACGGCCGCCAGCTCAGCCTCACCTGACCCCGCACCGGAGACCGGACACCACCGTGGACGACGTGCTCGACAAGGTCGGCGAACGACTCCGCCACATCCGCACCAGCCGCGGCGCCACCCTCGCCGACCTCGCCGCCGCCACCGGCATCTCCAAGTCCACCCTCTCCCGCCTGGAGTCCGGCCACCGCAAACCCACCCTCGAACTACTGCTGCCCATCGCCCGCGCCCACCGCGTCCCCCTCGACGAACTCGTCGGCGCCCCACCCGTCGGCGACCCCCGCATCCGCCCCGTCCCCGTCCGCCGCAACGGCATGACCATCCTGCCGCTCACCCAGCAACCCGGCGGCCTCCAGGCGTACAAGATGATCATCCCGCCCCGCGGCGAACCCGACCCCCGCACCCACACCGGCTACGAGTGGCTCTACGTCCTGTCCGGCCGCCTGCGCCTGGTCCTGGCCGACCACGACGTCGTCCTCAACCCCGGCGAGGCCGCCGAGTTCGACACCCGCCTGCCCCACTGGTTCGGCCCCGCCGACGACGAACCCGTCGAGATCCTCAGCCTGTTCGGCAAGCAGGGCGAGAAGATCCACATGCGCACCCGCCGCAAGACCTGACCCGCGGGCACCGCCACACTGTGCCCATGACGGGCAAGCGCAGCGCGGGCATCGTGCTCCACCGCCGGGTCGACGGCGAACTCCAGGTCCTGCTCGGCCACATGGGCGGCCCCTACTGGGCCGGACGCGACGCCGGCGCCTGGTCCATCCCCAAGGGCATGCCCGAGGACGGCGAGGAGCCCCTGGACACCGCGCGGCGCGAGTTCACCGAGGAACTCGGCCTGCCCGTCCCCGACGGCGAACCCCGCCCCCTGGGCGAGGTCCGCCAGGCCGGCGGCAAGCTCGTCCAGGCGTGGGCCCTGGCCGGCGACCTCGATCCCGATCAGGTGGTTCCCGGCACCTACACCGTCGAGTGGCCCCGCGGCTCCGGGCGGTACCGGCGCTTCCCCGAGCTCGACCGCGTCGCCTGGTTTCCCCTGGTCGAGGCCCGTACCAAGATCGTCAAGGCCCAGGCCGAGCTGCTGGACCGACTCGAAGCCGATGTTGCGTTCGGGCAACACTGAAGTCATCGTGGGCGAAAAGGTCGCGGAGCAACGTTTGAGTGCGGGCCGGACGGGTGATACATGCTCGTGTCCACCACCCACCGGTTCCGAGTAGTCACCCTGGGGTACGGCAACGCCGAAGCCTTACCGAACTAACGTTGCGTGACCGCAAACATGACGGGCATCACTACTCGTCGGTTAAACCCGCCGTAACGTCGCCCTGCGTGTTCGGTCTAAGCTGTCGCAGCCGCACGACCTCTGCCAGTGTTGCTCCATCCGTGTGATGAAGCAGCCCGGTAGCTGGCTAACGCGTCACGATCCGCCCGCGATTGCCTCCCTTGGAAGGAAGCCTTCGTTGACGGGTGAAAGACGTCACTGTGGGCGACGACGACCGGAAAACCGGGAACGAACGGAGCAGTCCGATCGTTGCACTCGGTAGCAACAAGCCTGGGCACCGCCCTGAGCCGAGCGAAAGGACACCGCCATGGCCGACCGCGTTCTACGGGGTAGCCGGCTCGGAGCTGTCAGCTACGAGACCGACCGCAATCACGACCTCGCCCCGCGCCGGTCGGTGCGGTACGCCTGCCCCAAGGGCCACGACTTCGAGGTTCCCTTCTCCGACGACGCCGAGATCCCGCACACCTGGGAGTGCCGCCTGCACGGCCAGGAGTCCAAGATCATCGACGGCGCCGAGCCGGAGACCAAGAAGGTCAAGCCGCCGCGCACCCACTGGGACATGCTGCTGGAACGCCGCAGCATCCCCGAGCTGGAGGAGCTGCTGGACGAGCGGCTGGAGGAGCTGAGGGGTCGGCGCAGCCGCACCGCCTGAGCCGCGACGACGCGAACGGGGCCCGCCGGGGGAGATCTCCCGACGGGCCCCTCGCGTACCGGGACCCCCGCGTAGCCGGGCCCTCGCGGCCCCGCTCACCACGGCCCCGCTCACCACGGTCCCGGGCACCACGGTGCCGCGTGGCCGGGGCTAGCGGCTGGAGGCTTTGGCCTTCGGCGCGAACAGCTCGCGCAGCTGCGTGGCCCGCCGCCGCACACCCCACTTGGTGACCCGCCACAGCGCCTCGCGCACGATGTCGCCGCTCATCTTCGACTCGCCGATCTCACGCTCGGTGAACGTGATCGGCACCTCCACCACCCGGTACCCCAGCTCGATCGCCCGCCACGCCAGGTCGATCTGGAAGCAGTAGCCCTGCGAGGCCACCGTGTGCAGCGCCAGCCGCTCCAGCACCGTCGCCCGGAACGCCCGGAACCCGCCGGTGATGTCCTTGACCTTCGCGCCCAGCGCCAGCCGCGAGTACACGTTGCCCGTGCGCGAGATCAGCTCCCGCGCCTTCGACCAGTTCACCGTGCTGCCGCCGGGCACGTACCGCGAGCCCAGCACCAGGTCGGCGTGCTCCAGCGCGTCCAGCAGCCGCGGCAGGTCCTCCGGGGCGTGCGAGCCGTCGGCGTCCATCTCCACGACCACCGCGTACCCGTGGTCGAGCGCCCACCGGAAACCCGCCACGTAGGCCGCGCCCAGCCCCGCCTTCTCGGTGCGGTGCAGCACGTGGACCCGCTCGTCCGCGGCGGCCATCTCGTCGGCCAGCTGGCCGGTGCCGTCCGGGCTGCCGTCGTCGACCACGAGCGCGTGCACCCGCGGCAGCGCCGCGTGCAACCGCTTCACGATCTTCCCGATGTTGTCCCGCTCGTTGTAGGTCGGGATCACCACCAGCACCGGCCCGAGCTCGTGGTCAGGCTGCGCCTGCTGGTCCGCCATCCGTTTCCTCCTCGCCGACCCCCGCACCAGGGGTCGGACGCGATCGTCGTCGTGTTCCTGCCAAGCTGAACGCCGCGGCCGAAAGGCCCAGAGCGGTCATCACCCACTCGGGCCATGCGCCGAGCCGGGTGGCCAGCGTAGCCTCCCCGCGCAGCGGCACCTCGGCCACCAGTGCGTCGGCGGTGAACATGCCGGTCCGCCGCGCCACCGACCCGTCGGGCAGCACGATCGCGCTCACCCCGCTCGTGGCCGACACCACCACCGCCCGGCCGTGCTCCACCGCCCGCACCCGCGACATCGCCAACTGCTGGTAGGTCATCTCCGTGCGGCCGAAGGTGGCGTTGTTGGTCGGGATGGCGATCAGGTTCGACCCCGCCCGCACCGAGTCGCGCACCACGCCGTCGAAGGCCACCTCGTAGCAGGTGTCGATGGCCACCTTCGCCCGCGACATGGCGAAGCCCTCCGGGTCGGTGCCGGGCTGGAAGTTGCCCGCCCGCTCCACGTCCTCGCTGAACAGGCGGAAGAACGACCGGTAGGGCATGGTCTCGCCGAAGGGCTGCAGCTGCCGCTTGGTGTAGGTGTCGGTGGCGCCCTCGCCGGGCTCGAACAGCACCACGCTGTTGCGCGGCAGGTTGTCGCCCTCGTCGACCAGCACCGCGCCCACCGCGACGGGCGCGTCGACCGCCTCCACCGCGCGCTGGATCTGCGCGGCGGCGTCGGCGTTGCGGAAGGGGTCGATGTCGGAGGCGTTCTCCGGCCAGATCACCAGGTCCGGTCGCGGCACCCGCCCCTGGCGCACGTCCTCGGCCAGCTGGAGGGTGCGCGCGACGTGGTTGTCGAGCACCGCGCGGCGCTGGGCGTTGAAGTCCAGGCCCGCGCGCGGCACGTTGCCCTGCACCGCGGCCACCACCACCGTGCCCGCGGTCGGCGCGGTGCCCACCAGCGGCGTCACCGCCAACCCGGCCACCACCGGCACCAGCACCGCGGGCACCGCCACCCGCCGCGACCGGCCCAGGTGCGCCAGCCCGAACCCGGTCAGCGCGACCGCGAACCCCACCAGCGGCGCCCCGCCCACCGACGCCAGCGGCAGGTACCAGCCCTCCGGCTGCCCGAACGCGATCCGACCCCACGGGAACCCGCCGAACGGGAACACCGACCGCAGCGCCTCGTCGGCCACCCACACCAGCGCCATCCACAGCGGCGCCCCGGGCAGCCGCGACACCAGCGCGACCACCGCCGTGCCGACCGCGATCAGCACCGCGACCAGCAGCGCCAGCGGCAGCCACGCCACCAGGCCCACGAACTCGCCGGTCCAGCGCAGCAGCGGCACGGTGAACCCCAGCCCCCACACCAGCCCCAACCCGAACCCCGCCCGCAGGCGGCGGCCGTGCAGCAGCACCCCCAGCACCGCGAACCCGACCGGCGCGAGCCACCAGGCGGTGCGCGGCGGGAAGCTCAGGTAGACCAGCGCCCCGCCCGCCGCCGCGAGCACCACCCGCAGCAGCAGACCGCTGACGAACCGACGGCGGGCGGGGGGCGTGTCGGCGACGGGACCCGACGCCACGGCAGGTGCGACCACCCGGTCAGCCTACGAGGCGGGCGGTGGGGGGCTCGTGGGGTGGTGAGGGCGGCGCCACGGGCCGGATCCCGATCGCCGCGCGTTCTCGGGTCGGCCGAGCCCCACCCCCGGCCGACCCGAACCCCGCCTCGCCGCGGACATGACCGCCTCGGGTGCCTGCTCCCCCGCTGCGCACAGCCCCGCCGGCAGCGCGACCACCGGACCGCGAGTCGGCCTCCGGCACGTCCCCGGCCGGGATCACGTCCCGGTGGTACCACTCCAGCGCCACCGCCGTACCGAGCTCGTAGCCACGCGCCCGCTCGCTCACCCGTTTCCGCAGGCCGATCCGCTCCAGCGGGTCCGGCCGCGCCCGCAACTCCCCCGCGCAACGCCTCGCCGGAGCGGTCTACGGGCGCGTCGCCGTCCCCGGTCGTGGTGCCCTGCACGTGAGGAGCGGGGGGACGCGGTCACCGGGCGTGTCGAACAGGTACCGACCGAGCAACCGTCACGCGCCCGGGCGGCGCGGCTGCGCGAGTGCACCCGGGCCCAGGGGATCTCGGCGGGGTGGCCCCGGCCGTCCGGTCGTACACCGGTCCCCGCCGCTCCGGGCGGCGAGCACCCGCCGTAAGACCTCACGCACCGTCAAAGGATCACACACCCGAGTGACCGCCGAAGGTGGCAAGACCGCCACGACGTGTCGATCACATCGAGGTTGCCCTGGGATTGCCGACCCCCGACCAGGGGTACGAAATCAGGGTTACCACCGATGCCGCAGGACCCGAGCAGGGGGATGGTGGAGTTCATGACCACGTTGACCAGGCCGCAGAACCAGAAGGTGATCGCCGGCGTGTGCGCCGGGCTGGCCACCCGCTACGGATGGCGCCCCAACACCGTCCGGCTGCTGTTCGTGCTGTCCTGCCTGCTGCCCGGACCGCAGTTCATCGTCTACCTCGCGCTCTGGGTGATGATGCCCAAGCGCCCCTACTGACCCGACCGCGACCGCACCAGCGCCTCGATCCCGTCCAGCACGCGCTCCAACCCGAACGTGAACGCGTGCTCCCCGTGGTACGCGGCGCCGTGCGCCTGGCCCGCCGCCGCGCCCACGCGGGCGGCCACGGGGAACCGCGCGGGGTCGAGCACCCGGGCCAGGAACGGGGCCGCCGCCTGCCACCACTGCTCGTCGGTCAGGCCGGTGCGCCGCCGCGCGCGGTCGGCCTCCACCGCCACCCGCGCGGCGGCCCGCACGTGGGCCAGCACGAGCCCCAGCACCGAGTCCATCTCCACGTCGGTCAACCCGATGCCGTCCACGGCGCGCAGCTCGTAGTCGTACTTGGCGGTCACCCCCGGGCCCAGCACCGACCGGTGCGCCTCGACCTCCAGCAGCCACGGGTGGCGCAGGTGCAGGTCCCAGTTCTGCCGCGCGATGTGCGTCAGCCGGGCCCGCCACCCGCCGGGGACCTCCGCCGGGCGCTCGGTCTCGCCCTGCACCGCGTCGACCATGGCGTCGACCAGCTCGGCCTTGCCCGGCACGTGCGTGTAGAGCGACATCGTGCCCACGCCCAGCCGGTCGGCCACCCGCCGCATCGACAGGGCGGCCAGGCCCTCGGCGTCGGCCAGCTCCACGGCCGCGGCCACGATGCGGTCCACGCCCAGGTCCTTGCGCGCGGTGCGCTCGTTGGTGCGCCACAGCACCGCCAGGGTGCGGGCCGGGTCCTCGGTCGCCACGGGCGCCGACCCTACGGGACGGGCCGGTCGGTCAGCGCGGCGCGCACGATCTCCAGCGCCTCCTGCGCGGCCAGGCCCTGCTCGCGCGCGGTGGCGGCGTAGGCGCGGGCCGCGCGCAGCACCCGTTCCCGGCTGCGCTCCCCCGCCGCGCTGACCACCGTCCCGGCTCTGCCGCGGGTCTCGATCAGACCCGCCTCCTCCAGCTCCCGGTAGGCGCGGGCCACGGTGTTGACCGCGATGCCCAGCTGCGCGGCCAGCGCCCGCACGGTGGGCAGGCGGGCGCCCGCGGCCAGCTCGCGGTCGGTGATCTTGCGGGCCAGCTGGGACCGCACCTGCTCGTAGGGCGGCACGGCGGAACCCGGGTCGAGGCTCAACACGTCGTCGATAGTGGCAGAGCGCGACCGCCGAGTCGCCCCGCCACCGCGGTCGGTGGCAGGGTTCGTACCATGCCCACCCCCGTCGGGCCGCGCCTGCTGCTGCCGGCGGCCGCCCTCGCCCTGGCCGTCGCCGCGCTGCTGGCGCCGGTGCCCCGCCTGCGGGTCCCGGGCACGCCGACGGCCTACTGCACCGACCTGCGGCTGCTGTTCGGCACCGACGAGCAGATGCGCCGCGCCGCCGGGGAGTTCCGGCACGACCCGCGCGTGCGGGAGGTCCGGGAGGAGCGCACCAAGCTGGACAACCACCGGCTGCTCACCGGCGCGGAGGACCCGGAGGGCACCGCGCTGACCCCGGCGTCGCTGCGCCTGGTGGAGGCCGTCGGCGTCGACCCCGCCGACCTGGCCGACGAGCTGCGCGCCGAGCACCGGGTCAACCTCAGCGACGCCTGCGCCGACCACGAGCCCTAGCGGCGGGGCCGGCCGCGGGTCCTCACCGGGTCGCCGGGGTCACCACCGTGCCGCGGGCGCGGGTGGCCACCAGCGGCGGGTCGAGCACGTCGGCCGCCGACGGGCCGCGCTCCGGTGCCGAGCGGCACACCACGCGCAGCTCGAACTCCAGCTCCCGGGACCGGTTGCCGATGCGCACCAGGGTCGCGGTGGCCTCCAC
This portion of the Saccharothrix syringae genome encodes:
- the lnt gene encoding apolipoprotein N-acyltransferase; protein product: MVAPAVASGPVADTPPARRRFVSGLLLRVVLAAAGGALVYLSFPPRTAWWLAPVGFAVLGVLLHGRRLRAGFGLGLVWGLGFTVPLLRWTGEFVGLVAWLPLALLVAVLIAVGTAVVALVSRLPGAPLWMALVWVADEALRSVFPFGGFPWGRIAFGQPEGWYLPLASVGGAPLVGFAVALTGFGLAHLGRSRRVAVPAVLVPVVAGLAVTPLVGTAPTAGTVVVAAVQGNVPRAGLDFNAQRRAVLDNHVARTLQLAEDVRQGRVPRPDLVIWPENASDIDPFRNADAAAQIQRAVEAVDAPVAVGAVLVDEGDNLPRNSVVLFEPGEGATDTYTKRQLQPFGETMPYRSFFRLFSEDVERAGNFQPGTDPEGFAMSRAKVAIDTCYEVAFDGVVRDSVRAGSNLIAIPTNNATFGRTEMTYQQLAMSRVRAVEHGRAVVVSATSGVSAIVLPDGSVARRTGMFTADALVAEVPLRGEATLATRLGAWPEWVMTALGLSAAAFSLAGTRRRSRPTPGAGVGEEETDGGPAGAA
- a CDS encoding RNA polymerase-binding protein RbpA — translated: MADRVLRGSRLGAVSYETDRNHDLAPRRSVRYACPKGHDFEVPFSDDAEIPHTWECRLHGQESKIIDGAEPETKKVKPPRTHWDMLLERRSIPELEELLDERLEELRGRRSRTA
- a CDS encoding GntR family transcriptional regulator, whose amino-acid sequence is MLSLDPGSAVPPYEQVRSQLARKITDRELAAGARLPTVRALAAQLGIAVNTVARAYRELEEAGLIETRGRAGTVVSAAGERSRERVLRAARAYAATAREQGLAAQEALEIVRAALTDRPVP
- a CDS encoding polyprenol monophosphomannose synthase — translated: MADQQAQPDHELGPVLVVIPTYNERDNIGKIVKRLHAALPRVHALVVDDGSPDGTGQLADEMAAADERVHVLHRTEKAGLGAAYVAGFRWALDHGYAVVVEMDADGSHAPEDLPRLLDALEHADLVLGSRYVPGGSTVNWSKARELISRTGNVYSRLALGAKVKDITGGFRAFRATVLERLALHTVASQGYCFQIDLAWRAIELGYRVVEVPITFTEREIGESKMSGDIVREALWRVTKWGVRRRATQLRELFAPKAKASSR
- a CDS encoding NUDIX domain-containing protein → MTGKRSAGIVLHRRVDGELQVLLGHMGGPYWAGRDAGAWSIPKGMPEDGEEPLDTARREFTEELGLPVPDGEPRPLGEVRQAGGKLVQAWALAGDLDPDQVVPGTYTVEWPRGSGRYRRFPELDRVAWFPLVEARTKIVKAQAELLDRLEADVAFGQH
- a CDS encoding PspC domain-containing protein; this encodes MTTLTRPQNQKVIAGVCAGLATRYGWRPNTVRLLFVLSCLLPGPQFIVYLALWVMMPKRPY
- a CDS encoding TetR/AcrR family transcriptional regulator — translated: MATEDPARTLAVLWRTNERTARKDLGVDRIVAAAVELADAEGLAALSMRRVADRLGVGTMSLYTHVPGKAELVDAMVDAVQGETERPAEVPGGWRARLTHIARQNWDLHLRHPWLLEVEAHRSVLGPGVTAKYDYELRAVDGIGLTDVEMDSVLGLVLAHVRAAARVAVEADRARRRTGLTDEQWWQAAAPFLARVLDPARFPVAARVGAAAGQAHGAAYHGEHAFTFGLERVLDGIEALVRSRSGQ
- a CDS encoding helix-turn-helix domain-containing protein translates to MDDVLDKVGERLRHIRTSRGATLADLAAATGISKSTLSRLESGHRKPTLELLLPIARAHRVPLDELVGAPPVGDPRIRPVPVRRNGMTILPLTQQPGGLQAYKMIIPPRGEPDPRTHTGYEWLYVLSGRLRLVLADHDVVLNPGEAAEFDTRLPHWFGPADDEPVEILSLFGKQGEKIHMRTRRKT